One Halictus rubicundus isolate RS-2024b chromosome 10, iyHalRubi1_principal, whole genome shotgun sequence genomic window carries:
- the LOC143357625 gene encoding uncharacterized protein LOC143357625: protein MHGRTSLSARTTSNELMTTAEIQVYDSLNQRVCCRTLLDTCSTANFITERLAAKLQLRRKKCSTSIGVLNQITTSSNHTITATLRSKSSGFEKTLEFLVIPHISEKEPQQHINRNSVQIPANIKLADPEFHKPAPVDMLLGTGPTLSLLSVGQINLSARDGPDLLLQKTLLGWVIGGSIQSPASRDEHQQPPSADPDAHSSMSQDRNAFSQTKDETQPPTNQDATDNSKGDSNQSPTSRDKASLEGYSHDTQIEFDMKKFWEIEEGPSTPHLSTEEKACEEHFQQHVQQDSTGRYIVALPFNQNKERLGNSRNAALKRFNALQRRFKTDPVFKEKYAAVMQEYIDLGHMTETRASSMDDGFFLPHHAVIKETSMTTKLRVVFDGSAKTNTGISLNDALMTGPTVQDDLVSHILRFRLHNYVLTGDIEKMYRQFLIRKEDRKFQRILWTNSNGELKTFELNTVTFGLSSAPFLATRCLQQIAEDHGHQYKYAGQVLRRDLYVDDLLTGAATLEDATTIRDEIIDLLHQAGMNIRQWASNTPTLLQGLPEGSVNLKLQSHEDKTLKTLGVAWNSHQDSIVYSVNPIALGTRITKRTILSDIAKIFDPLGLLGPVIITAKLIMQKLWQLKLDWDESVPLSIHSTWVNYATQLNLLNNLAFERRILLPDAVNIQLHGFCDASESGYGACIYLRSSNTSGQIQSRLLCAKSRVAPLKAVSLPRLELCGAQLLAKLYHSILRSIHVRIDQTVFWTDSTITLHWINSSSHLLKTFVANRVSDIQTKTSVNTWRHIPSEDNPADCLSRGQLPSEFIQNPLWQTGPTWLKQEEAHWPYLQLPALDLIPEAKRTTCLITSTIAPLEILQRYSSINKLRRIIAYCLRFKRDNRFKGLVSSDERNIANKTILRMVQLESFANEMQDLSQGRRVHRKSKLTTLDPFLDRDGIIRVGGRLKHANIPYSQQHPIVLPRSHHITTLIIRDDHIRNMHAGIQATLYSVRQRYWPIDGRNQARRVIRQCMKCFRANPPNTDYMMGNLPKARVNEDRPFSNVGIDYCGPFYIKEKKFRNRNRVKVYVAVFVCLAVKAVHMELVSDMTTEGFLAALRRFIARRGKCRAIHSDNGSNFVGACRELDDIHRLLNSQEHQRKVDAYLSNEGIKWHFIPPRSPHFGGLWEAAVKSFKHHVRRVIGNELLTFEQFNTFIIEVEAILNSRPLTPLSTDPNDLCALTPGHFLIGSALNTVPELDFSETPSNKLSTWQHLQKIKRDFWTRWHKEYLNELNIRHKWTSGNHGIEKGTLILIKEDNLPPLQWALGRVLEIHPGTDGIIRAVTIQTLQGTVKRNIRQLAPLPIKLSQDNCN, encoded by the coding sequence ATGCATGGACGGACATCCCTTTCAGCCCGGACGACGTCCAACGAATTGATGACCACGGCAGAAATTCAGGTATACGATTCATTAAATCAACGAGTTTGTTGCAGAACACTGTTGGACACATGTTCAACGGCAAATTTCATCACCGAGCGGTTAGCAGCGAAGCTTCAACTACGCCGGAAAAAATGTTCAACGTCCATTGGGGTTTTGAATCAAATCACCACGTCAAGCAACCACACGATCACGGCAACACTCCGATCGAAGTCCAGCGGATTCGAGAAAACACTCGAATTTCTCGTCATTCCGCACATCTCGGAGAAGGAGCCGCAACAACACATCAACCGCAACTCTGTCCAGATTCCAGCAAATATCAAACTTGCTGATCCAGAGTTCCATAAACCAGCTCCAGTCGACATGCTACTTGGGACTGGTCCGACGCTGTCATTACTCAGCGTGGGACAAATCAATCTCTCTGCTCGCGATGGACCTGATCTACTTCTGCAGAAGACTCTACTAGGATGGGTTATTGGCGGCAGCATACAATCTCCAGCAAGCCGAGATGAACATCAACAACCGCCTTCTGCAGATCCTGACGCTCACTCTTCCATGAGTCAGGACCGCAACGCGTTTTCCCAAACCAAGGATGAAACGCAACCTCCAACAAACCAAGATGCAACAGACAACTCGAAGGGTGATTCAAACCAGTCTCCAACGAGCCGAGACAAGGCATCTTTAGAAGGGTATTCTCATGACACTCAAATTGAGTTCGACATGAAGAAATTCTGGGAGATCGAAGAGGGACCATCAACGCCTCATCTCTCCACTGAAGAAAAGGCCTGCGAAGAACACTTCCAACAACACGTACAACAAGACAGTACTGGAAGATACATCGTAGCATTACCTTTCAATCAGAACAAGGAACGTTTGGGAAACTCCCGTAACGCTGCGCTGAAGAGGTTCAATGCGCTCCAACGCCGCTTCAAAACAGATCCAGTCTTCAAGGAAAAATACGCAGCAGTCATGCAAGAGTACATCGATCTCGGACACATGACCGAAACACGTGCCTCATCCATGGACGATGGTTTCTTTTTACCCCATCACGCGGTAATCAAGGAAACCAGCATGACTACCAAGCTTCGCGTAGTCTTCGATGGATCGGCAAAAACCAACACGGGGATCTCTCTCAACGATGCCCTCATGACTGGACCAACCGTGCAAGACGACCTTGTCTCCCACATTCTCCGGTTTCGACTACACAACTACGTCCTAACCGGAGACATCGAGAAAATGTATCGGCAATTCCTCATACGCAAGGAAGATCGAAAATTCCAGCGTATCCTCTGGACCAATTCGAACGGCGAATTGAAGACCTTCGAACTCAACACCGTTACATTTGGATTATCATCTGCTCCATTCCTGGCAACTCGCTGTCTCCAACAGATAGCCGAAGACCACGGACATCAATACAAATACGCTGGACAGGTTCTAAGACGCGACTTGTACGTCGACGACCTATTGACCGGAGCAGCCACCTTGGAAGATGCCACCACAATACGAGACGAAATCATCGATTTACTGCATCAGGCCGGCATGAACATTCGTCAATGGGCATCCAACACACCAACACTTCTACAAGGACTTCCGGAAGGCAGCGTCAATCTGAAACTTCAATCGCATGAAGACAAAACATTGAAAACACTTGGTGTCGCTTGGAATTCGCATCAAGATTCCATAGTGTATTCAGTGAATCCCATCGCTCTCGGTACAAGGATTACGAAACGGACTATTCTTTCCGACATCGCGAAGATCTTCGATCCCTTGGGACTGCTTGGTCCAGTCATCATCACGGCCAAGCTCATCATGCAGAAATTGTGGCAACTGAAATTGGATTGGGATGAATCAGTTCCTCTCAGCATCCACTCCACTTGGGTCAACTACGCAACACAGCTCAATTTGCTGAACAATTTGGCCTTCGAACGACGAATTCTTCTCCCGGACGCAGTAAATATCCAACTCCACGGATTCTGCGACGCTAGCGAGAGCGGTTATGGAGCCTGCATCTACCTGCGGTCCAGCAACACCAGTGGCCAAATTCAGTCCAGATTGCTGTGTGCAAAATCTCGCGTAGCTCCTCTCAAGGCAGTCTCCCTGCCTCGTCTTGAACTGTGCGGAGCACAACTCCTGGCCAAGCTGTATCACAGCATCCTTCGATCCATTCACGTAAGAATCGATCAAACCGTCTTCTGGACCGATTCAACCATCACGCTACACTGGATCAACTCTTCGTCACATCTGCTGAAGACATTCGTCGCGAATCGAGTTTCCGACATTCAAACAAAAACTTCTGTCAACACGTGGAGACACATTCCATCAGAAGATAATCCAGCCGATTGTCTATCCCGTGGTCAATTACCATCTGAATTCATTCAGAATCCTCTCTGGCAGACCGGTCCAACATGGCTCAAGCAAGAAGAAGCTCATTGGCCATATCTTCAACTTCCCGCACTGGACCTCATTCCAGAAGCGAAACGGACAACTTGTCTCATAACATCCACAATAGCTCCGCTTGAAATACTGCAACGATACTCGTCCATCAACAAACTTCGACGAATCATCGCATATTGCCTCCGATTCAAACGAGACAACCGCTTCAAGGGTTTAGTGTCATCAGACGAACGGAACATAGCCAACAAGACGATCCTTCGCATGGTGCAACTTGAAAGCTTCGCCAACGAGATGCAAGATCTTTCTCAAGGACGAAGAGTTCATCGTAAAAGCAAGCTCACCACTCTGGACCCATTCCTCGATCGAGATGGCATCATCAGAGTAGGAGGACGTCTGAAACACGCGAACATTCCATATTCGCAGCAACATCCGATTGTGCTTCCACGATCCCATCACATTACGACGCTCATCATCCGAGACGACCACATTCGTAACATGCATGCTGGGATACAAGCTACTCTGTACAGCGTAAGACAACGATACTGGCCCATCGATGGTCGAAATCAAGCGCGCAGAGTCATCCGGCAATGCATGAAATGTTTCCGTGCAAATCCACCAAACACGGACTACATGATGGGAAACCTGCCGAAGGCTCGAGTAAACGAAGATCGACCATTCAGCAACGTAGGCATCGATTACTGCGGACCCTTCTACATCAAGGAGAAGAAATTCCGCAACCGGAATCGAGTCAAGGTCTACGTCGCCGTCTTCGTATGTCTCGCCGTGAAGGCAGTTCACATGGAGCTGGTCAGCGATATGACCACCGAAGGATTCCTAGCAGCCCTGCGCCGATTCATCGCTCGACGAGGGAAATGTCGAGCCATCCATTCCGACAACGGATCCAACTTCGTCGGAGCCTGTCGCGAACTCGACGACATTCATCGCCTACTCAACTCGCAGGAGCATCAACGGAAGGTAGATGCCTACCTAAGCAACGAAGGGATCAAATGGCACTTCATCCCACCACGATCACCACACTTCGGAGGCTTATGGGAAGCGGCAGTAAAATCCTTCAAGCATCACGTTAGACGGGTTATTGGTAACGAATTGCTAACCTTCGAACAATTTAACACTTTCATTATCGAAGTAGAGGCTATCCTGAACTCTAGACCTCTTACTCCGCTTTCAACGGATCCTAACGATCTCTGCGCTTTAACGCCGGGTCACTTCTTGATCGGCAGCGCACTTAATACTGTGCCTGAGCTTGATTTCAGTGAAACTCCTTCCAACAAACTCTCCACTTGGCAACATCTGCAAAAAATCAAACGAGATTTTTGGACGAGATGGCACAAGGAGTACTTGAACGAGCTCAACATTCGCCACAAATGGACCAGCGGCAACCATGGAATCGAAAAGGGAACGCTCATCCTCATCAAGGAGGACAACCTACCACCACTGCAGTGGGCCCTCGGACGGGTTCTCGAAATCCACCCTGGCACAGATGGCATCATCCGAGCTGTCACCATCCAAACTCTACAAGGAACCGTTAAGCGAAACATTCGACAACTTGCGCCGCTACCTATTAAATTAAGCCAGGATAATTGTAATTGA